The window AGTGATCGATATCATTTTGTAGAAAATTCGTAGACGGCAGCACAAACCTCTCGTTAGATGCTTGTCATCTTATTCCGTTAgtgttatataaaaatttaaggGCTATAACTAGTTAGTAATAttgagtttgtttgtaattttaatatccTCTTAAGCAGCATAGCATGGGAGATTCAACTTACGATCGTGCTATAACTGTTTTTTCTCCTGATGGTCATTTATTTCAGGTTGAATATGCGCAAGAAGCGGTGAAAAAAGGTTCTACGGCGGTGAGTAGGCCTAGTGCTACTATTGCTACTTGTGGTGTATTGGTGTtagaaacaaagtttcaaaatgctggtgaaaaaatattatagttcACATATAGCTAGATTCGCATGCCATAGCATTCTTAAGAGAGATGTGTTGAATCTTGATTGATTTTTACTACATACATTTGTAACTTCTAAGTAATCTGTGATTTTTATAAATTGAGTATAAAGCGTAACTGTCATTTTAAAAGACTGGGAAATAatgcaaatatttaaattattgtgtgAGTTGTACTCTGTAGTAATTTGCAATAATATTCTTATGCGATCTAGAGAATTGTCAAGATACATacgaaaacatttaaaataaatgtagaacTATGTGCattgaattaattattattaatcgtTGTTGTTGCatcttatcattcaaatatttggACTGATggttatttagtatttgaaagaTCATTTTCAACTGTCAGGTATCTAGCAATTGGTCCtccagtgggacagcagtaagtcttcaaatttacagtgctaaaattgtGGTCAATTCTCCTTGGTGGACGTGGAAAATAGCttcatgtaactttgctataagaaaaatacacacacacacatctatccattgtattgaataaaaatataatgtattttcaaaaactAGTGACAATAACTATGTATTGTATGCCAATtcaaaatttgcaaaaaaaaaattgtttcatctATTCTACTATGTAATATGCAAAACATGTAGTTGAAAATACATTGTATCAGAATGTTTTGAAGAAGGAAAAATGTAAAGATAATATCAACACTAGAACTTGCCAATACAAATGTATATACTTAATAGTAATACACAATGCTTGAAGTTGGCTGGTGGGTGGTATGTAATGGTGTAATATACCAAcacctatttaatttttttttcttactattaTGATTCCATTTCTTGCAGatcattttcttaaattttttagtGTTGGAATtaacatttatgtttgtgttcACTCTACTCTTTCTTTTGCTATGCTGATATTTCCATACCTTCACTATTGTTTTTCCACTTTGAGCACTGGTAACTAGAGCTGAAGGATTTGTGGAATTTGCTGATTGGTTAATCATCAGGTTCTTTACACAGTTACATTCAACTAAAACATTATTATCCAAAGAAATGGCCAAAACCATGTGatgttaaaaattgggttttgatacttgcacttggcagagcacagatagataaTTGTTTGGGTCTggatttaacaaaagaaaaaaatataatagatatattCTGATTAACTGATCAATTTTGTGAGTTGTGACATGATTaaactagaaaaataaactaatcaaaaataacaatgaaaaatcaTAATACCAATATTTTGTTTGCTGTGTTATTAGAATaattgaaagtaataataatcagaaactctaatttttgtgacattaatatGTTTTATCATAGTTTCAGTTATTGTAtagtttaaataattagaaacacttgtttattttcatgatatcaatcattttatataaaagtaatagaCATAGTCAATGCTGAAAGGAAATTGGTAATATCAGTTGAGTTAATTGCACAGTAATTAGTCTATACagatgtgtctgtgtgtgtgtgtatatatatatatacatttctcaaatagaatattacaaatatttttttattatcatgaaTCTACAGATCATCTTAAACATGGATCACTAAAAAATCAAGTGACATTTTCTTATCTAGTGAGAGAGAattattaagttaatttattgtatCACTTCTGAATTTTACAATTACTGTCCTTTTTTCATTACCCTAACGATAATGTCTTCAAATGGTAAGCAATTCAATGAATTTAAATTGTAGGATATTCAGACAAGTGATAATGCTTATAAGTCCTGTTTGTGTATGGTTGCATTCTGTAATCTGAACTTGAATAAATGTTCGGACATCTTTTATAACATATTagtgattaaaaattataaatacatctgTACCCATTTATGATTACttcttttatgttatatttaaaagtacaaaacagttgcccaattttttgtttttggtgtCTACAAGTAGaaccaaaacaaagttttatgttCTGTGTTTTAGAATTCAAGTAAGATTTGTTAAAATTTTGTGGGTATTTATATTCTGTATACTATTGCACGTAACGGGAAAAAATACACATTGAGGCTTACAGTATTTATCCAACTAACTTACAGTTAAGAGGCTtgcatttaaactttaaaaatttgttatatagcagtttattaacaaattacaACTTGTACAGTTTCTGTCAATTTTCTTTGTGTGCAAAAGTTACTCAATAATGAATAGTGGATCACTATTGCAACATGCAACCTGTACAATGGGCAAAAGTATTTTAGCCTTCATATGAACATCACTTTACACTTTGAATTACCAGAGTCTGAATCAGACTGTCATCATTAATTCACAGACACATCTTGAATATAACTACTTATTAGCaatgatgagaaaacccatttgtagagaaaaatatatgtaaaaatggctggtttgggttgagaaaactcctctacataaaaattttctcaacccaaaccagccatttttacatttAGTGTAACTACTTACATAACAAATCTAATTTTTTGTATGCAACAGActtttatatttaacacaaaaCCTACCGTATTCCatgtaaagatataataaattcaaaattatagtcAATGTTTCTTCAGTACTTATGTTCAAGGTGTGTGTGAATTGGTGATGAGTCTGATTCAGACTCTGGTAATTCAGAGTATAAAGTGATCATATTGAAGGCTGATATACTTTTGTCCATTGCACAAGTTGTATATTGCATTTTTACAAGCTTTACAACCTCTGAAGTGTGtacttacattttatttcaggatctcttttttttttttttttttttgtatctggCATTTACTCTCTTTTATATTGAAATGTTGTTAAATTGGCAATGCTCGGGTAAGATTAATAGTAGATAACTCTGACATCATACAAATGCTATGTTGAATGGCACTATTGAAGGTTGTGGCATATGCATGATAAAACTCACTTGTTGTGAGTAGGTTTAAAGcatcaaaattaaatgaaatttaaccTTTCACTTGTATATCAATCTGAATAAGTATGTAGGAGTTTAAAATAAGTCATCAAGCAAACCTTTGTAATATAGATATCTGGAAACAAGATGCTACTCCATTATAAACAAGTACATTTCTGGGTCTGTTAGTCCTAATACtgaaatatacacacacaaaattttaaaagcaataaactttgttttttcctTGTCATGAGTAGCATGATAAAATTACTATACTAGTACTGCAAGCTGTTTCATTCTGAGTtaagaagaaaattaaacatgttttataaaatagtatattttggtaaaatactttcataaatgtaactttaaaaagtcCATATGTGTATAACTTGACAAAAGtgaataattacattaatttattgttaaaaatgtaaacaaaaatcactgaataaataaagtacaaaacatcaAACTAAACTTTAAAGACTAACCTTTTGCTGACAGGAGCTCTTCAGCTGTGAGGTTATGCAAAAAAGAAGTCAACATAATACGTTTGTTGAACTCTGAAAATACCTGTTTGCAATCAAACTCATGTTTCGTTAAATTTTGATTTcaaaaatactttgtattttgGAACTATTTGTATATTATGTGGTACTCTAGCAGAACAGTTCTAGTTGTTGAACTTGGTAAAGAATATCCTTCACTTTAAAAAGTtgctaaaacaatttttaactgtGAAAAAGAAATTGCtgtgaaaaaacattttgaattctCATTGTAGGATAgcctttatttagttttattcaaatcATTCATTTAACACCTggctattaaatataaataactgtcaTTTATGTTGTTTGCAAAAACCaagatgtatttaataaataatagatttaataagaaaatttaaaaataaccacCATAACAAACTTGGAAACAGTTTAATTCTGTTTTTGGAACTTCATGGCATTGTCATGTAACCAGAAGTTAATGTTGTATTTGTCACTGTGtccttcattttcttttttttttaattgcaggTTGGTGTTCGGGGGAACACAATTGTTGTTTTAGCAGTTGAGAAAAAATCTGTTGCAAAGCTCCAAGAGGAACGAACAGTCAGGAAAATTTGTTTACTTGACGATCATGTTGTGATGACTTTTGCCGGTAAGTCTTAAGTTTGAGAAGGATTTGAGTTCTTGCATAAGTAAATATGATAATTGTTAAGGTAACTACAAGTGTTTGTTTAGGGTTATACAATTCAAATAATATTATGCAGCAGTAGTATTAATTACATGTATACAAGAAATGTctagaaaattaatgttttaactgaATATAAATCTATATCATGAgttagaaaatattatgtttgtttttatatggcATTAAGTTTAATTCccaatctttgtttttttttcaaacagattCATAATTGGCTCACATATGTATCCTAATGCATTGCAAAAAGTTGACTTATTGAATGTAATATTGTATGAATGAGATGCTTGTTTTAGGAGCATTTAGTTTGCTTTAGATCATTTATATATACTcacaaatatgaaattaaaacctGAAAAGCCCTCATCCTTTTTAAAAGCCACTGCTGAAAGAGCTTCTAAGTGacactgattttaaaaaaattgaagtgTATTGATATGTAAACTCTGacacttcagaaacattttgtaaaagCAAAGTCTTTTGTAGAAAGATTTAGGTGAAAATGCAAAAATATAACtggacaaaaaacaaattttgttggaTCTTAAAATCTCAAGATAAAGGGTGTTGAACTACCTGCCAGAGAAAGTAGGGTCAGTCTACAAGTTACAGAAGACATTAAAACTAGAGAAATAATTTTGTCTTGtgggaaaatatttaaatatggatGATAGGTGAAATAAATTTGAGTTTTTTGACCATAGAAAAGTGCCTATTGAAAACTAATTGGTATGTTATGGCCCTTTTGTAAGGATATGGGACATATTGAtgtgtttaatgtattttgtaaagatTTGTCATTGTGATATGTTCCCTTAAAAATACATACTAGCATAATTAGACATTTTTGCAAGGACACATTAATTTGTATCAAACACTGACACTTTGGTTgagtatatttattatgttagcTTTGTTGAACTTGCATGTTATctgataaaacttttatttgtagGGTTAACTGCAGATGCAAGGATATTAATTGACAGGGCAAGAGTGGAATGTCAAAGTCACAAGCTGACAGTGGAAGATCCAGTAACATTAGAATATATTACACGTTACATAGCTCAATTGAAACAGGTATGTTCAAGTGTCAGTTTACTCGTGTAATTCTAGGAAAGATATAAACACTACATACAGTAGAAGTACAGGGAAATAATTGACAATATATTTACTGTAGAGCTTCATGTTCTTCtttgttcattttaatttcacTGGCTTTTGATTACTGAACTGTAATTTCCAATAAATTACACCAGGGCTTAATGCTGAAAACTTATAATTTAATACCTATGTTGAAAACACTGTAAGCAACTTTACACTAAAgagacaaacaaaccaataaatgaCAAGATCAAGGCTTCcaaatataatagttattttaataatatactaaaatGAATGGTTTTTgactataaaacacatttaatttgaGACATTAACTGAGGTACTTGGTTCTAGAACTGAAAATGATTACTTTTGAAACTTGCtactttttttcacaaatatttttcttctgtgtaaatatataaaaatgaaaaaagtatttcACTGAATTCTTACATTTAATCATTCAAATGGACAAGTGTTGGGTATTGCCTTGTAGTTAGTGTATATGAACTCTGAATCCAAAGGTTCGTATTTCATGATCTGTTGCTGTAAAGAAGTGCTTCTCTCTCCAGAATCAAGAGTACACTATAAGAAAGGCAGAAGTTAGTTTCCACTATTTTGATAATGGTAGCAGTGGGTATGTTTTTTCTACATCTTCCATTTGGTTGATATGTTAGATGAACTGATTCATTTagttttttaaacactttttgccactcaaactttttaaatatgaagtattacagaaaatgtagtttttacagattCATTAAATCCCTctatcattacaaaatattaaaaataaaaatgtttgatttttatggaattaacataaaattagttttgatattatcaattgttgttaagtttttgaAATGTAGTTTCATTGTTCATTACATCATGCATAAGCATTATATAATGTCTTGGCCCTGCGTGGTtcggtggttagggtgctcatcTTGTAATTTGATGGTcttgggtttgaatcctcatctcaccaaacatgcttgcccttttggctgtggaagcattataaacaaagtgacagtcaatcccactattcattgataaaagagtagctcaagtgttggtggtgggtggtaatgactagcatcttacctctcgtcttacactactgaattagggatggctagtgcagatagcccttgtgtagctttgtgggaaattcaaaaacaaattataatggtTTTATCAAATTGATAAAACTTAACTTAATCAAGGTTCTTGTTCTTCATTATGGTTTTTTACAAGTGGTGAACAGCCAAGGTTGTAATAACTTAATTATAAAGTTTAGATCTGATTTTTCAAGAAAAAGAgttaacttataaaaataaatttgttttacaataacacAAATGTAGAAGACTTAAGGAAGTATAGCTTGggttgtaaatatatatgcatactAATATAAAGTCTAGTTTAATCATGAGCAAAGATGCTCGACTGATTTCtgtttgaaaacagtttttttgtaaCAATCTTCTTCCTTAACACCAGaaggtgtatttttttattaatttgttagttCCAAACTTAATAAATTTCACGTAACTTCTAGATCCTTTTTCCCATAGATCAAAATTTAACACAGTGTTGAAGGAAGAGCTTTTACTAGATCACAGCTATAGAATTTGATTCACCACACTACATTTATTTTGTTGGAAATAAAATTATAGCTTGCATATAAATGGAAAATTGGTGAATGTTTTAGCAAAAATAGTGTTTAGTGGGCTAAATATACCACACCTAAAACATTAGTTCACAAACTGTTGGGACATATTTTTAGTGTAATAAAGGTGTTTGTAGCCAGATTTATTCTTAGCtatataattaagtaaaaataacagtttatctCAATGTTGAAATCTGTTGTGTTTTCAAAGCATAatttagataaattttaaaaagccCTGAGCAATCTTTGCAGTGAACTTTggttaacatgaaaaaaaattattgttggtTAAACGTCAAAATTGAGTATTACGTCAATGGCATAAGATAGATGAAGAGAGAGTTTGGTCTGAGattacaattgttattttaacaatattttaatctttgttaTTGAGGTTGTTTACTTTACAAATTTATCTGTTGTATTACTGCTGTAGTTAGTTTAACTACATATTATTCCACAGGAACTGCAGAGTggtgaagaaattaaaaaaatgttacactTATACAAGTTTAAAAGCCCTTTGAAGGGTTCATAATAAAATCCACTTTAAATAAGTACAGACCATGTGGTATTGCTTTTACTACTGAAACATTTCTAAAAACCTTTAACACACCTAAATTTTGTGTCTGTTATTTCCAGCATTTTCAAATCAAGAATTGTTTTTAATGTAGATAACATTATTTAGGAAGTAGAGAAATTGTCAAAGGACTGGTGTGCTTCCAGAAAGATTTAAATCTACAAGTTCTAATGCTAATGGAAATAAAAgacacttttgttaattttaggTTTGTAAAATTGAAGCAATTTCTAAGTTTGTTGATGTGTCATGATAAATCTGAAATAGTTGAAGGAAGTGTTGTAAGAATAATAAAGTCTGAAATAAAATGTCAGAGTAAAGATACACTTTCCTAAGTTTCATGTGAAcatatgtttaatacattacaaatttTTAACAGGAAAATATGCTTAAATATCTAGCCATTTCAAGAAATGTACAGAGTGCTTATTTGTTAAGTGTAAGATGTGACAAACTAGTTAGTATTTTAAACTGAATACTAAAACAGATTTGGATTAGCTCATTATATTGTAAACCAAAAATTGTTTATCAAATATCTTGCTGTCCTCTTAATAGatcataaaatttagttttatgatTTATAGATATTCAAATTTCAGAAATCATTTCAAGAGTTTGAGGAAAAAAATGTAGGTTAATATCAAACTCATTATAAATCAGACTGGGTTCTAAAGCAGTTTTGAACACGTTTACTTCTTTTAGTCTAATAAATAACTTCAAAAGTATCTTCTTCATTCTTgcaatatcattattttatttgttttttttctagcgTTACACACAAAGTAATGGTAGACGACCCTTTGGAATATCTGCACTGATTGCTGGTTTTGATTATGACAACACACCTCATCTTTTCCAATCTGATCCCTCAGGTGTCTACCATGAGTGGAAGGTAGGTTTAAAAAGATTAACTCACAGGTATTTACTACAAACATGGTAAATTTCAGAAAATTAacatcagtgatgtcaagaaaacccacttgtagagaaatatatatgcaaaaacgactcgtttgggttgagaaaatattttacgtagaagagcgaacaacgtttcgaccttcttcggtcatcatcaggttcacaaagaaagaaagaggtaactgaccggaagctgaccacatgtttggaaagggttgtgtaactgagtgtcggaatgtagagggagatgttaatgtttgaatatataattttatattatttattttattatatttaatacaggtataaaggcatttctttatattggttcattttgggtttaagttgttgtataagtaaggcttctttaattttgcatttgtttatgtttgtttcttaacatatttaacatatccaaccaacaattaaacacagatgagATACATCTGcctaacaaaggactcaacttcacaatagcacctaggtacattccaaccatagaaatcaaaacatgtttagaagatctagccaggagacttgtgatactttctacagaaacaaaaacaaggaaacaataaaaaacaaccaacagaaagaagacaacttagataattttattgacatccaacagccaaactttccaggtaaaattaaaaatttatattttccagaaatgcctaaaaacatcttaaacaattttttcaaagaattttctcacaaaaccatcaacataatttcacaaaacagaaagctaaaaaacgaTCTTACAAAaggagacattaattccattaaaaacctaaaacaagacaaaaacataaaaattctaaaagcagataaaggtaatgctatagtcgtaatgaacacgaatgaatacatccaaaaaatgaagaacatcctatcagacacgaacaaatttaaaccaatacacacaaatccaacaaagacacacaagatgcaactaaacaaattactactaaaaaaaaaaaaagccaacacaatttcacaaacactttattcttacctacgtaaaattgactcacgcacaccacaaatatacggcatccccaaacctcaaaAACTAGATTGTctattacgaccaataatgtccacatatgaatcgtttaattacaatcttggtaaatacatagcatgggcattctccaaatatgtaacatcagccagctcatttatcaaagactcttttaatttcaagtctaatctaaatcaacttaatcataaagccttaatggccagtttcgatgttatatccttctttacagaagttccaaccactgaagcctgcaagatagcttgagaactctatatccgagaccctaacccaactatagacattcccagcaactaATTAACAACCCTcctagaattcaccacgataaagacaaacttcatgttcaacaaccacaactatatacaaacaaatggcctaagcacgggcaacccagtatcaccagttctagccaatatttttatgacacaagttgaaacaagagcaattaacacagcattacatccaccactatactggtacaaatatgtagatgacacagttgtgggattcagatctacagaacacacacttaatttttcaatcacattaacttcacatgtgaacaggaagaaagcaatcagatatcatttcttaacctcaaaattacaagaaccaacacacaattcaaaacagaaatccaccgaaaaatcacccatactggactatacattccttgggactcagcacatgaaacaaaagaaaaactcaacattctaagaaaccaaataaacacagccataaaactatgctcaccagataacattaacgatgaattagacaaagtaaaacaatactttatcaacatcaataagttttctccacaaaccgtagaaaacattatacgcacacacagactgaaagcaaaatcaaccaacaaaagtaaatatatctcgcgaatcaaaaaatcacgaaaccatatactgctgcataccatgtatccccgacatcagcagacaaataaccaacatttggcaaaaactagtaacaaaatatggcattccagttaataccaaatttattcaaaaaccaggcacaaaactgaggtctatactatgtaaagactacactgacaaacaccacaccaacattatttataaaatacaatgtgataactgccacgacttctatattggagaaacaagtagaaaaatggaaaccagattcaaagaacgtaagtcaccttcacacgttttcgaacactgcaagtcaaataaacacaacataaccatagaaaacactcaaatactaaataaagaaacaaacataaacagatGCAAAATTAAAggagccttacttatacaacaactcaaacccaaaataaaccaatataaaagaacacctttacacctatattaaatataataaataatataaaattatatattcaaacatctaacactgccctctacatttcgacactcaattacacaaccccttccaaacatgtggtcagcttctggtcagttacctctttctttctttgtgaacctgatgatgaccgaagaaggtcaaaatgttcgTTCTTTTACGtagaatattttctcaacccaaatgagcctttttgcatatatagaaaattaacatgtttattaTGAATGCATAGttagtttcaaaaacatttaattgatGGGTGTTTATTATGAGTGCAGGGTAAGCTTTAGTGGAAGATAAATAACTTAATAAGAATCTCTGAATCTAACCATAAATGGAAGGAAAATTTCGTAAAAAAATTTATCTTGTCCAACCATGAATAGAAGATCAATTTTCAAAGCATATTTTTCTCTGGTATTTTGTGACTGAATAACAAATTCCAAGTATACACTAAATTCTATGAAAAATGTTGAATAGGTTACTGAACTAGATTGTTGGGTGGTAGAAATGTCACTGTGTAACAACTTCTTAAACCTTGTGATAGTAGTTCATAATAGGGATTGCACGTAATTGCACAAAACCCAGTTAGAATGTTTGAGCAAAAAGCATCTTTAACAGTGAAggttcagttcaaacaacactttaaaacctttgTTGCTGACGACTTAGGCTGTGCACATATGAAAAtgcacaaaaaaaacacacacacattaaacatACAAAGAAAATCTCAAATTGTCcctttgtaataattattttcttgccAGCCTACAACACAAACGGCTTGGTATATTACACTCAAACTTTTTGTAGAATGTTGAATAAGGTATTACAAAGATCATAggggtattaaaatgtttttgtttcttcaatattttaattaagctAAAAACATAATTGTAGCATAAATGATTGTATCACTACTTcttgaagttttcttttaaatatctaGTGTTCCTTTTAAAATGATTTGAACGCTGTGCAGTCTGTCTTTTGGGAGCCAAACCCTATACTGTGTAAGAAGTGAAGGAGTAGAAAAAATCagtacatataacattaaattatatcatgttcatagaataattactttaaaaaacacgAAGGTTTATTTAAAGCAACATTTTAGACGTgtactttttatttgttgtgtGCTAATACAGGCATATATTTGCTCATTATTGTGCATTACGTATAGAGAACTTAGTTATGCAGAAACAATAAATGGTCACCTTATTCTAAAAAAACATTATCCCTGACAATCTTCAGCTacagcttaacattttacatttggAACGAATGCGATAAAATAGTCAATAGTTGCAGTATATCATCATAAACTTTATCAGCTAGCTATGTATAGGTGGCTATCAAATCAAATAATCAAATTCCTCTTTTGAATCCACAAAAAAATGAGTTTTTAGTTTAAGTAAATGGCTACAATATCTCCAGGCCTTGTTTGCttattgtttttacaatttttataatcTCAATTAGCaggtttttaaattactttttttttatctaattatatttatgtattttttaataaaggaAGACTCACTTTCAGGTATGATTGTAAGTTATttgcaaaaaatgaaaaactagcTAATTGTAACTCCTGCATAATGTATTTGCTTAGCTAACTGTAGGTTCACATAGCAACATCCATCTGGTGTGTAATATATATTCCATTGAATACCTGTCATAATGTGAATATACATGTTGCTTGAAAGAGATCAAAAGTAAAtgatttaatttcatataaaactaAGATTTATCCTTCTTTCAGATATCACGCTATCTTTATgaactaaaatatattgtttctttcattaaaatatattttttggctGACTGTGCTAAAGTGTGGGCACTTGACACATTTTATTGGTTTCAGGCTAATGCAACTGGTCGGAATGCTAAAACTGTTAGGGAGTACTTAGAGAAGAACTACAATGAAGAAGTGGCAAAGTCTGATGAAGCAACAATAAAGCTTGCTATAAAAGCTTTGTTAGAAGTTGTGCAAGGCAAGAATGTAGAGGTAGCGATAATGAAAAGGGGACAATCGCTAAAGGTGAGTCAGATTGTGAAGCTGAACATCTGAAATTTTCCTGTTTCTTTTCATTATTGTATAGAAGGTTAATTGctcattaaatttatatttactcttTAAAGTTAAATTGGT of the Tachypleus tridentatus isolate NWPU-2018 chromosome 13, ASM421037v1, whole genome shotgun sequence genome contains:
- the Prosalpha4 gene encoding proteasome alpha4 subunit; its protein translation is MGDSTYDRAITVFSPDGHLFQVEYAQEAVKKGSTAVGVRGNTIVVLAVEKKSVAKLQEERTVRKICLLDDHVVMTFAGLTADARILIDRARVECQSHKLTVEDPVTLEYITRYIAQLKQRYTQSNGRRPFGISALIAGFDYDNTPHLFQSDPSGVYHEWKANATGRNAKTVREYLEKNYNEEVAKSDEATIKLAIKALLEVVQGKNVEVAIMKRGQSLKMLDSEDIEKYTAEIEKEKEEEAEKKKQKK